The Paracoccus sp. TOH sequence TCGCCAGTTCCTCGGGGCGCAGCGCGCCGGGAAAATGGCAGGCGGTCAGGTGGCCGTCGCCCAAGAGCGCCGGCCGCTCGGCGGCGCAGAGGGCTTGCGCGCGCGGGCAGCGGGTGCGGAACACGCAGCCCGAGGGCGGGTTCATCGGCGAGGGCAGCTCGCCCCGCAATGGGATCATCCGCTTGTCGCGTTCCAGCTCCGGGTCGGGGACCGGCACGGCCGAAAGCAGTGCCTGCGTATAGGGGTGCTGCGGATCGGCATAGAGCGCTTGCGACCCGGCCAGCTCCATCACCCGGCCCAGATACATCACCAGCACCCGGTCGCTGATATGCTTCACCACCGACAGGTCATGGGCGATGAAGATCAGCGCCAGGCCCAGGTCGCGCTGCAGATCGGCCAGCAGGTTGATGACCTGGGCCTGGATCGACACGTCCAGCGCCGAGACCGGCTCGTCGCAGATCACCAGCTTCGGCTCGACGATCAGGGCGCGGGCGATGCCGATGCGCTGGCACTGGCCGCCGCTGAATTCGTGCGGATAGCGGTTGATCTGGTTCGGCAGCAGGCCGACGCGGTCCATCATGTCCTTGACGCGGACCTTGACCTCGGCGCGGCCCAGCCCCTTGCGATGGGTGGTCAGCGGTTCGGCGATGATCTGGCCGACGGTCATGCGCGGGTTCAGGCTGGCCAGCGGATCCTGGAACACCATCTGGATCTGGCTGCGGTATTTCAGCATCTGGCGCGGCGACAGGCCGATCAGGTCGGTGCCGTCCTGCCAGATCACCCGGCCCGTCGCCGGGACAAGGCCGGTCAGCGCCCGCGCCAGCGTCGACTTGCCCGAGCCGGATTCGCCGACGATGCCCAGCGTCTCGCCCGGCATCAGGGTGAAATCCACCCCGCCGACGGCATGCAGCAGCCGCGGCTTGGCCCAGGGCAGGGCGCCTTGCGCGGGAAGCTGGAAGCTGACGCGCAGGTCTCGCGCCTCGATCAGCGGCTTGGCGGTCATGGCTTGGCCTCCTGAAGCGTCCCGGTCGGCGGCTCGTCCTGATCGGCGGCGGCGGGCTCGGGCAGGGCGGGCTGCGGGGCATGGCCGGCGCGCACCGTGGCCAGGCTGGCATGGCAGGCCCGCTCGCGCCCCGGTGCGAAGGGGTCGAGCGGCGGCATGGTCTCGCAGACCGGCATGGCATAGGCGCAGCGCGGCGCGAAGGGACAGCCGGGCGGCGGGTTGGTCATGTTGGGCGGGCTGCCGGGAATCGCGGTCAGCCGCTCGCCCTTCTGGTCCACGCGCGGGATCGCCGCCAGCAGGCCCTGGGTATAGGGATGCGCGGGATCGGCGAAGATCGACCCGACCGGCGCGCGCTCCATCACCCGGCCGCCATACATGACCATCACCCGCTCGCAAGCGCCGGCGACCACGCCGAGGTCATGGGTGATCAGGATCATCGCCATGCCGAATTCGCGCTGCAGATCGGCCAGCAGCTCCATGATCTGCGCCTGCACGGTCACGTCCAGCGCCGTGGTCGGCTCGTCGGCGATCAGCAGGTCGGGGCGGCAGAGCAGCGCCATGGCGATCATCACCCGCTGGCGCATGCCGCCGGAAAACTCGTGCGGGTG is a genomic window containing:
- a CDS encoding oligopeptide/dipeptide ABC transporter ATP-binding protein, with the translated sequence MTAKPLIEARDLRVSFQLPAQGALPWAKPRLLHAVGGVDFTLMPGETLGIVGESGSGKSTLARALTGLVPATGRVIWQDGTDLIGLSPRQMLKYRSQIQMVFQDPLASLNPRMTVGQIIAEPLTTHRKGLGRAEVKVRVKDMMDRVGLLPNQINRYPHEFSGGQCQRIGIARALIVEPKLVICDEPVSALDVSIQAQVINLLADLQRDLGLALIFIAHDLSVVKHISDRVLVMYLGRVMELAGSQALYADPQHPYTQALLSAVPVPDPELERDKRMIPLRGELPSPMNPPSGCVFRTRCPRAQALCAAERPALLGDGHLTACHFPGALRPEELATSA
- a CDS encoding oligopeptide/dipeptide ABC transporter ATP-binding protein, with translation MALLEIRDLNVRFATTDGEVSAVNGIDLDVAKGQTLGIVGESGSGKSQLAFAVMGLLARNGRATGSVRFDGTEILNAAPKALNRIRARRIAMVFQDPMTSLNPYMRVSDQMAEVLMLHKGMGKREAVAEAARMLDAVKIPDARARIRLHPHEFSGGMRQRVMIAMALLCRPDLLIADEPTTALDVTVQAQIMELLADLQREFGMAMILITHDLGVVAGACERVMVMYGGRVMERAPVGSIFADPAHPYTQGLLAAIPRVDQKGERLTAIPGSPPNMTNPPPGCPFAPRCAYAMPVCETMPPLDPFAPGRERACHASLATVRAGHAPQPALPEPAAADQDEPPTGTLQEAKP